From the Solanum stenotomum isolate F172 chromosome 4, ASM1918654v1, whole genome shotgun sequence genome, one window contains:
- the LOC125862811 gene encoding glycosyltransferase family 92 protein At1g27200-like: MTRKVRIITSIFIITSIFFFATQYHLYHYNFISAINDEPKITITISSKNIENFAVHENISSPVSPMNSLLPDSISSVSILMPDWEVFVIVSPDYTHLISPHDPYICEFETEEVSPASFNFRSGLCSSVSYRRELAGDCLVVPSVAYYTRPRKLESNEKSEKARICACTMVYNVGKFLKEWVLHHSKIGVEKFVLYYNASDDDLNNVVDELVRDGYDVKTYSWIWPKTQEAGFSHSAIYAKDSCSWMMYIDVDEFVYSPLWSKLSRPLKSLLPFLLPNLKNVQDSSLDKRQKLPSRVMNLDHQIRSLIL; the protein is encoded by the exons ATGACTCGAAAAGTTCGTATTATCACTTCAATTTTCATTATCacttcaattttcttcttcgCTACTCAGTATCATCTTTACCATTATAATTTTATCTCCGCCATTAACGATGAACCGAAAATCACCATTACTATCTCTTCGAAAAATATCGAAAATTTTGCAGTTCATGAAAATATCTCTTCACCTGTATCTCCGATGAATTCACTATTACCCGATTCAATTTCATCTGTATCGATTCTAATGCCGGATTGGGAAGTATTCGTTATTGTCTCGCCCGATTATACTCATCTAATTTCTCCTCACGATCCTTATATTTGTGAATTTGAAACAGAGGAAGTTTCGCCGGCGAGCTTCAATTTCCGGTCCGGTCTTTGTTCAAGTGTGAGCTACCGAAGAGAGCTCGCCGGAGATTGCC TGGTTGTACCTTCTGTAGCGTATTACACTAGACCAAGGAAATTGGAAAGTAACGAGAAGTCAGAGAAAGCTCGTATTTGTGCATGTACCATGGTGTATAATGTTGGTAAGTTCTTAAAAGAATGGGTATTACATCATTCGAAAATTGGTGTTGAAAAATTCGTATTATACTACAATGCTAGCGATGATGATTTAAACAATGTTGTCGATGAACTTGTTCGAGATGGATATGATGTTAAAACTTATTCTTGGATATGGCCTAAAACTCAAGAAGCTGGTTTTTCTCATAGTGCAATTTATGCTAAGGATTCTTGTTCTTGGATGATGTACATTGATGTGGATGAATTTGTGTATTCACCTCTATGGTCTAAATTATCGCGTCCATTGAAATCTCTATTACCTTTTCTGTTACCAAATCTCAAGAATGTACAAGATTCGTCACTTGATAAGAGACAAAAATTACCATCTCGTGTTATGAATTTGGACCATCAAATAAGAAGTCTCATCCTATAA
- the LOC125862814 gene encoding glyceraldehyde-3-phosphate dehydrogenase B, chloroplastic-like — MNTTGSAGPVKGETVAKLKVAINGFGRIGRNFLRCWHGRKDSPLDVVVVNDSGGVKNASHLLKYDSMLGTFKADVKIVDNETISVDGKNIKVVSIRDPLKLPWAELGIDIVIEGTSVFVDGPGAGKHIQAGAKKVIITAPAKGADIPIYVVGVNEQDYSHEVANIVSNASCTTNCLAPFAKFLDEEFGKQQINTVENIVQIYVVLNVRLFISSETDSLPSQGIVKGTMTTTHSYTGDQVIMIYDTKGEFLKRAPYNDTE, encoded by the exons ATGAAT ACCACAGGATCAGCAGGACCTGTGAAAGGAGAAACTGTTGCCAAATTGAAGGTTGCCATCAATGGTTTCGGACGAATTGGCAGGAACTTCCTCCGTTGTTGGCATGGACGCAAGGACTCACCACTAGATGTCGTTGTCGTCAATGACAGTGGTGGTGTCAAGAAT GCATCTCACTTGCTTAAGTATGATTCCATGTTGGGAACATTCAAGGCTGATGTGAAAATAGTGGATAATGAAACCATTAGTGTTGATGGAAAGAACATTAAGGTTGTCTCTATCAGGGATCCTCTTAAGCTTCCATGGGCTGAACTTGGTATTGACATTGTTATTGAG GGAACCAGTGTGTTTGTTGATGGTCCGGGTGCTGGGAAGCACATCCAAGCTGGTGCCAAGAAAGTTATCATTACTGCTCCAGCAAAAGGTGCTGACATTCCTATCTATGTTGTTGGAGTGAATGAACAAGACTACTCTCACGAGGTTGCCAATATCGTAAG CAATGCCTCTTGCACCACCAACTGCTTGGCCCCTTTTGCAAAATTCCTGGATGAAGAATTTGGTAAGCAGCAAATTAATACTGTTGAAAACATTGTTCAAATTTATGTGGTTTTAAATGTTCGACTATTTATATCATCGGAAACAGACTCTCTgccttcacaag GTATTGTTAAGGGAACTATGACAACAACTCACTCTTACACCGGAGATCAGGTAATCATGATATATGATACAAAAGGGGAATTTTTGAAACGTGCACCTTACAATGACACTGAATAG
- the LOC125862809 gene encoding glycosyltransferase family 92 protein RCOM_0530710-like, whose translation MAGKILTIFFFITTSIFFFATLYHLYLRDSISSVSSSSVDNNYLRLSDPPPSPPPPPKITTITISSPPPPPPPKIAITISSKKSDNLVIHENISSPITPFQISQLHGQISSVSILMPDWEIFVIVSPDYTHVISHHDPYICLYGTGEISPAFPAGELHFPIRSMFKCEFPKRARRRLPFKPPILMKSTENRNVTMISTMPELLRWTFLVYDSLTTDEDIVLFVKGVNNRQGINREPNEFSCIFGYEGNKVIRTNVTSSIQEVFRCNRPDPTVMEGEGVSISLEILLPVPMVVPSVSYYNAPRKLATNKKSEKARLCACTMVYNVGKFLKEWVLYHSKIGVEKFVLYDNASDDDLEKVVDELVHDGYDVKTYFWVWPKTQEAGFSHSTIYAKDSCSWMMYIDVDEFVYSPLWANLSRPSESLLHSLLPNPKNIQDPLLDKRQVGEISIPCYEFGPSNMNTHPITGVTQGYNCRRKFENRHKSIVFLDAVHHSLLNMIHHFILNKRYRGKKMSVHDMAVNHYKFQAWPEFKAKFRRRVSAYVIDWTKELNPRSKDRTPGLGFSPVEPKGWPLKFCEVYDNGLKDLTRRWFALKSPTPLHDYRMEWQR comes from the coding sequence ATGGCCGGAAAAATCCTTAcgattttctttttcattaccacttcgattttcttctttgctACTCTGTATCACCTTTACCTTCGTGATTCTATCTCCTCCGTCTCCTCCTCCTCCGTTGATAACAATTATCTCCGACTTTCTGATCCTCcaccatcaccaccaccaccaccgaAAATCACCACCATTACTATCTcctccccacccccacccccacccccgaAAATCGCCATTACTATATCATCAAAAAAATCTGATAACCTCGTTATTCATGAAAATATCTCTTCACCTATAACTCCATTTCAAATTTCTCAGTTACATGGTCAAATTTCATCTGTATCGATTCTAATGCCTGATTGGGAAATTTTCGTTATTGTTTCTCCGGATTATACTCATGTAATTTCTCATCACGATCCTTACATTTGTTTATACGGAACAGGGGAGATTTCCCCTGCTTTTCCGGCAGGGGAGCTCCATTTTCCGATTCGGTCTATGTTCAAGTGCGAGTTTCCAAAGAGAGCTCGCCGGAGATTGCCATTTAAACCACCCATATTGATGAAATCAACGGAAAATCGAAATGTTACCATGATATCAACAATGCCGGAGCTGTTAAGGTGGACGTTTCTCGTTTACGATTCTCTAACAACAGATGAGGAcattgttttgtttgttaaagGGGTGAATAATCGTCAAGGAATTAACAGAGAACCCAATGAATTTAGCTGTATTTTTGGGTATGAGGGTAATAAGGTAATTAGAACCAACGTAACGAGTTCAATACAAGAAGTTTTTCGATGTAATCGCCCTGATCCAACTGTTATGGAAGGAGAGGGAGTATCAATCTCTCTCGAAATTTTACTTCCTGTTCCAATGGTTGTACCTTCTGTGTCTTATTACAATGCACCACGAAAACTGGCAACTAACAAGAAGTCAGAGAAAGCTCGTCTTTGTGCATGTACCATGGTGTACAATGTTGGTAAATTCTTAAAAGAATGGGTATTGTATCATTCAAAAATAGGTGTTGAAAAATTCGTGTTATATGACAATGCTAGTGATGATGATTTAGAAAAAGTTGTCGACGAGCTTGTTCATGATGGCTATGATGTGAAAACTTATTTTTGGGTATGGCCTAAAACTCAAGAAGCCGGTTTTTCGCATAGTACAATTTATGCTAAGGATTCTTGTTCTTGGATGATGTACATTGATGTGGACGAATTTGTGTATTCACCTTTATGGGCTAATCTATCGCGTCCATCTGAATCTCTATTGCATTCTTTGTTACCAAATCCTAAGAATATACAAGATCCATTGCTCGACAAGAGACAAGTCGGGGAAATTAGTATCCCATGTTATGAATTTGGACCATCGAATATGAACACTCATCCTATAACAGGAGTGACACAAGGATACAACTGCAGAAGAAAGTTCGAGAACAGACACAAGTCTATTGTATTCTTGGATGCGGTTCATCACTCTTTGCTCAATATGATTCATCATTTCATATTGAATAAAAGGTATAGGGGAAAGAAAATGAGTGTTCATGATATGGCGGTGAATCACTACAAGTTTCAAGCTTGGCCTGAATTTAAGGCTAAATTTAGGAGAAGGGTATCGGCTTATGTTATTGATTGGACTAAAGAATTGAACCCACGTTCAAAGGATCGAACCCCAGGACTAGGATTTAGTCCGGTTGAGCCTAAAGGTTGGCCATTGAAGTTTTGCGAGGTATATGATAATGGTTTAAAAGATTTAACACGGAGATGGTTTGCACTAAAGTCTCCAACTCCGTTACATGATTACCGTATGGAATGGCAAAGATGA
- the LOC125862520 gene encoding putative inactive disease susceptibility protein LOV1: MELAAEAFVVIEKLKDTLSGEITNKRVIEKALEEMQGVIADTNKEQRNSEEFKEWAEGCLLSLYCVEDTVESFALGIARQNKKWSFLMNHSQVLKNFMACKLTKKMERIPSDIKQVINKNHKGTGEQNACSSGTTTYMGNQNGGEAEDGDIEDHNGEDSAKVRLISPNAQCSYPTIPEREELVLGVNRKPLRCISDVLLRLDHEKQAKLMSTNIPLQCIRDKAWWVDHVTPDRLMYINSFDDEELEMFGIAQEVYDLVERLTTRADDGRALIVQIDGKMGSGKTTLACAVYRNRKIRDHFENGCAWVTISEEFNKSDVLQNLLKQVGDSKDSVDLTTNELETRLLECLNGKKYLIVLDDVQNDQMWEGLRSVFLDSRNGSTLLLITTSVSPMWYVSLSNCIHKVKKLSETYSWKLFMKKAGWDIWEKGKEHQDLKQRVLDVCCGLPLNIVLLGSMLLLTKGDTNRFDFLQKILRRNWETKDIVSLCYTNLPDHLKLCVLYLVLFPKKYAYDIPVRRLFRLWLSEGFVNPKPDKFPEDVVQENFDDLVKRSLIQISKFRSDGSPRRCRLLGVLHDYLLPKAQNIRFFDVHRSTCSTEDSFPLNVRRLVEHANSKNIYSGASQFEHLRSYLAFNFQRKDTPAKEVGILLSRVITKGFGLLRVLDLEGVYKPSLPENLGDLLHLRYLGLRWTFLDALPLSVGDLPYLETLDVKHTNINNLPTSMWKSKKLRHLNLSHIRLDMPKHSDTDSLPTLLTLWGLSVDDDSPVKNGLDRLCNLREAGITFCLSNCDHLLNWISKLTSLQSLRLRSINDVGHPSHFGKNPLYLSSLSNLSHLNLLGKLPNLPKNLPQGLKVVTLSLSKLTEDPMPILGKLEHLNVLRLLSDSYMGKELVCPQGGFKELLVLKIWKLKNLEKWNVEGAAMEKLKEINIRCCNKLMSIPERLRKKRSLRELIITNMPEEFKEDVHHQFMSRWDLILTFKDYDFTPLPWEHADHTSDESHTNE, translated from the exons ATGGAGCTGGCGGCAGAAGCTTTTGTGGTGATAGAGAAACTCAAGGATACACTCTCTGGCGAGATAACGAACAAAAGGGTGATAGAGAAAGCTTTAGAAGAAATGCAAGGCGTCATTGCTGACACAAACAAGGAGCAAAGAAATAGCGAAGAATTCAAGGAGTGGGCTGAAGGGTGTCTGCTTAGTCTGTACTGTGTTGAGGACACTGTTGAGTCTTTTGCCCTTGGCATCGCCCGTCAGAACAAGAAATGGAGCTTCCTTATGAATCACTCTCAGGTTCTGAAGAACTTCATGGCTTGCAAGCTGACAAAGAAGATGGAGAGAATCCCTTCAGACATAAAACAGGTGATCAATAAAAACCACAAAGGTACTGGTGAACAGAACGCGTGTAGCAGTGGGACAACCACCTATATGGGTAATCAGAATGGTGGGGAAGCTGAAGATGGAGATATTGAAGATCACAACGGTGAGGATTCTGCAAAAGTCAGACTAATAAGTCCAAATGCACAATGTAGTTATCCTACGATCCCAGAGAGAGAGGAACTAGTACTGGGGGTAAATAGAAAACCTCTGAGGTGCATCAGTGATGTGCTTTTGAGGTTAGACCATGAAAAACAAGCAAAACTCATGTCTACAAATATACCTCTGCAGTGCATCAGGGACAAGGCTTGGTGGGTAGACCATGTAACACCAGACAGACTCATGTACATAAATTCTTTTGATGACGAAGAACTGGAGATGTTTGGCATTGCACAAGAAGTGTATGACTTAGTGGAAAGACTAACCACGAGAGCTGATGATGGAAGGGCCCTGATCGTTCAAATTGATGGTAAGATGGGTTCAGGCAAGACTACTTTGGCTTGTGCCGTATACAGAAATAGGAAAATCAGAGATCATTTTGAGAATGGATGCGCATGGGTCACCATTTCAGAAGAGTTCAATAAATCAGATGTATTGCAGAACTTGCTAAAACAGGTGGGGGATTCCAAGGACTCTGTGGATCTAACTACCAATGAGCTGGAAACTAGACTTTTGGAATGCTTAAATGGAAAAAAGTACTTGATTGTGTTGGATGATGTACAGAATGATCAGATGTGGGAAGGGCTGAGATCTGTTTTCTTAGACAGTCGAAATGGAAGTACTCTACTTCTCATCACCACCAGTGTTAGTCCGATGTGGTATGTATCTCTTTCAAATTGTATCCATAAGGTGAAAAAGCTAAGTGAAACGTATAGCTGGAAGTTGTTCATGAAGAAAGCTGGTTGGGATATTTGGGAGAAAGGAAAGGAACATCAAGATTTGAAGCAGCGAGTTCTTGATGTCTGCTGTGGTCTCCCCCTGAATATTGTCCTTCTTGGCAGCATGTTGTTGTTGACCAAGGGAGATACCAATCgctttgattttcttcaaaagataCTGCGCAGAAACTGGGAAACGAAGGACATTGTATCCCTTTGCTATACGAATCTGCCTGACCATTTGAAGCTGTGTGTACTCTACCTGGTGCTATTCCCTAAAAAGTACGCATACGACATTCCGGTAAGGAGGCTATTTCGTTTGTGGCTTTCAGAGGGTTTTGTAAACCCCAAACCAGATAAATTCCCAGAGGATGTGGTACAAGAAAACTTTGATGATCTAGTCAAACGGAGCTTGATTCAGATATCCAAATTTAGGTCTGATGGCAGTCCCAGGAGATGTCGGTTACTAGGCGTTCTCCATGACTATCTGTTGCCTAAGGCCCAGAACATCAGGTTTTTCGATGTTCACCGCAGTACATGTAGCACAGAAGATTCATTTCCCTTGAATGTTAGAAGGCTTGTTGAGCATGCAAACAGTAAGAATATTTATAGTGGTGCTTCCCAGTTTGAACATCTTCGCTCTTACTTAGCATTCAATTTCCAGAGGAAAGACACCCCAGCCAAGGAAGTAGGCATCCTTCTTAGCCGCGTAATTACTAAGGGTTTTGGATTGCTGAGGGTGCTTGACCTGGAAGGAGTGTATAAGCCAAGTTTACCTGAGAATCTTGGTGATTTACTTCACTTGAGATACTTAGGATTAAGATGGACTTTCTTGGATGCTCTTCCCTTGTCCGTTGGTGACTTGCCATATCTTGAGACATTAGATGTGAAGCACACTAACATAAATAACTTACCCACCTCCATGTGGAAATCAAAGAAATTGCGGCATCTCAATCTCAGTCACATCCGTCTTGACATGCCAAAGCATTCAGATACCGATTCTTTGCCTACACTCCTTACACTGTGGGGACTGTCCGTAGATGATGATAGCCCAGTGAAGAATGGACTGGATCGGTTGTGTAATCTTAGAGAGGCAGGCATTACTTTCTGTTTGAGCAATTGTGACCACCTTCTCAATTGGATTTCAAAGTTAACTTCTCTTCAATCTTTGAGGTTACGATCCATAAATGATGTAGGACATCCATCACATTTTGGTAAGAACCCATTGTATCTGTCAAGTTTGAGCAATCTTTCCCACCTAAACTTGTTAGGTAAATTACCAAATCTGCCTAAAAACTTACCTCAAGGGCTTAAAGTAGTCACATTGTCTCTTTCAAAGCTGACAGAGGATCCTATGCCGATTCTTGGGAAGCTTGAACATCTTAATGTCCTCAGGCTTCTATCAGATTCCTATATGGGGAAGGAATTGGTGTGCCCTCAGGGAGGATTCAAAGAGCTTCTGGTTCTAAAGATTTGGAAACTGAAGAACTTGGAAAAGTGGAATGTGGAGGGAGCGGCAATGGAGAAGCTCAAAGAGATAAATATCCGATGCTGTAATAAACTGATGAGCATTCCCGAAAGACTGAGGAAAAAACGAAGTCTCAGGGAATTGATCATAACCAACATGCCAGAGGAGTTCAAAGAGGATGTCCATCATCAGTTCATGAGTCGTTGGGATTTGATTCTCACTTTCAAAGATTATGATTTTACCCCCTTGCCG TGGGAGCATGCTGATCATACTTCTGATGAAAGTCACACCAACGAGTAG
- the LOC125862813 gene encoding glyceraldehyde-3-phosphate dehydrogenase B, chloroplastic-like — protein MQRLLDASHRDLRRARAAALNIVPTSTGAAKAVSLVLPQLKGKLNGIALRVPTPNVSVVDLVINVEKKGISAEDVNAAIRKAADGPLNGILAVCDEPLVSVDFRCSDVSTTIDSSLTMVMGDDKVKIVARYDNEWGYSQRVVDLAHLVASKWSGSAAEFQQGILFFLLTNS, from the exons ATGCAGAGGCTTCTGGATGCATCACACCGTGACTTGAGGAGAGCAAGAGCTGCAGCATTGAACATAGTCCCGACCAGCACTGGTGCAGCAAAGGCTGTGTCACTAGTGCTACCTCAGCTCAAGGGAAAGCTCAATGGAATTGCTCTCCGAGTGCCAACACCTAATGTTTCTGTTGTTGACCTTGTTATCAATGTTGAAAAGAAAGGAATTTCAGCTGAAGATGTCAATGCAGCTATCAGAAAGGCAGCTGACGGTCCGTTGAATGGCATATTGGCTGTTTGTGATGAGCCTCTTGTGTCAGTTGACTTCCGATGCAGTGATGTTTCCACCACCATCGACTCCTCTTTAACCATGGTTATGGGAGACGACAAGGTCAAGATTGTCGCTAGGTATGACAACGAGTGGGGATACAG CCAACGTGTGGTCGACTTAGCACATCTGGTAGCAAGCAAATGGTCTGGTTCAGCTGCAGAATTTCAACAAGGAATTCTGTTTTTCTTACTTACTAACTCCTAA